In Mycobacterium sp. 050128, one genomic interval encodes:
- a CDS encoding class I SAM-dependent methyltransferase: MAVTDIFAQRATLSRSVRLLSEFRYEQPDPARFYGALATDTAAMVGELWLAARAEPLAGRILLDVGGGPGYFAEAFTAAGVHYLGVEPDPSETHTAGPVARHAADSFVRASGMALPFADDSVDICLSSNVAEHVPRPWQLGAEMLRVTKPGGLAVLSYTVWLGPFGGHEMGLTHYLGGERAAARYARKHGHRAKNDYGSSLFAVSAAAGLSWAENTGALLAAFPRYHPRWAWWLTSVPVLREFLVSNLVLVLSPRE, from the coding sequence GTGGCCGTCACTGACATCTTCGCGCAACGGGCCACGCTGTCGCGCTCGGTGCGGTTGCTGTCCGAGTTCCGCTACGAGCAGCCGGACCCGGCCCGGTTCTACGGCGCCCTGGCCACCGATACCGCGGCGATGGTCGGCGAACTGTGGCTGGCCGCGCGCGCAGAACCGCTGGCCGGCCGGATACTCCTCGACGTCGGCGGCGGGCCGGGCTACTTCGCCGAAGCGTTCACCGCCGCCGGCGTGCACTACCTGGGTGTCGAGCCCGACCCGAGCGAGACGCACACCGCCGGGCCCGTTGCGCGGCACGCGGCGGACTCGTTCGTCCGGGCGTCGGGCATGGCGCTGCCGTTCGCCGACGACTCGGTGGATATCTGCCTGTCGTCCAACGTCGCCGAACACGTGCCACGGCCGTGGCAGCTCGGCGCCGAGATGCTGCGGGTGACCAAGCCGGGCGGGCTGGCCGTGCTGTCCTACACCGTCTGGCTGGGCCCCTTCGGTGGGCACGAGATGGGTCTGACGCACTATCTGGGCGGTGAGCGCGCAGCAGCTCGTTATGCGCGCAAACACGGCCATCGCGCGAAGAACGACTACGGGTCGTCGTTGTTCGCGGTGTCCGCGGCTGCGGGGCTGAGCTGGGCCGAGAACACCGGGGCGCTGCTAGCCGCATTCCCTCGCTACCACCCGCGATGGGCCTGGTGGCTGACGTCGGTGCCGGTACTGCGCGAGTTCCTGGTCAGCAATCTCGTGCTGGTGCTTTCACCCCGAGAATGA
- a CDS encoding DUF3068 domain-containing protein — translation MNRAVMLRFAACGIIGLGAALLIAALLLSTYTTSRITKIPLNIDATLVSDGTGTALDSASLSSDHVVVNQNVPLVSQQQISVESPANADVVTLQVGTSLRRTDRQKDTGLLLAIVDTVTLNRKTAMAVSDDTHTGGAVQKPRTFNDENPPTSIPVRHDGLSYRFPFHTEKKTYPYFDPVAQKTYDVNYDTQEDVNGLTTYKFTQNIGYSADGKLVAPVKYPSLYAGDEDGKVTTSAAMWGIQGGDPAEQITMTRYYAAQRTLWVDPVSGTIVKQTEHANHFFARDPLKPELTLADYKVTSNEDTVESQVNAARDERDRLALWSRVLPITFTAVGLIALIGGGLFASFSLRTESALTDPGLDRGDEEFFGRSGLEERVPGAEAETEKLPAQHSESDDDPPGSDPPHGTAAEPNPPGPPDRD, via the coding sequence GTGAACCGAGCGGTTATGTTGCGGTTCGCCGCATGCGGAATCATCGGACTCGGGGCTGCCCTGCTGATCGCCGCGCTGCTGCTGTCGACCTACACCACCAGCCGGATCACCAAGATCCCGCTCAACATCGACGCCACGTTGGTCAGCGACGGCACCGGAACCGCGCTCGACTCGGCGTCGCTGTCCAGTGACCACGTCGTCGTCAACCAGAACGTGCCCCTGGTTTCCCAGCAGCAGATCAGCGTCGAGTCGCCGGCCAACGCCGATGTGGTCACGCTGCAGGTCGGCACCTCGCTGCGGCGCACCGATCGGCAGAAGGACACCGGGCTGCTGCTGGCGATCGTCGACACCGTCACGCTCAACCGCAAGACCGCGATGGCCGTCTCCGACGACACCCACACGGGCGGCGCCGTCCAGAAGCCGCGCACCTTCAACGACGAGAACCCGCCCACCTCGATCCCCGTGCGTCACGACGGGTTGTCCTACCGCTTCCCGTTCCACACCGAGAAGAAGACCTACCCGTACTTCGATCCGGTCGCGCAGAAGACCTACGACGTCAACTACGACACCCAAGAGGACGTCAACGGCCTGACCACCTACAAGTTCACCCAGAACATCGGTTACAGCGCCGACGGAAAGCTGGTGGCGCCGGTGAAGTACCCGTCGCTGTACGCCGGCGACGAGGACGGCAAGGTGACCACGTCCGCGGCGATGTGGGGCATCCAGGGCGGCGACCCGGCCGAGCAGATCACGATGACCCGCTACTACGCGGCGCAACGGACCCTCTGGGTGGACCCGGTCTCGGGCACCATCGTCAAGCAGACCGAGCACGCCAACCATTTCTTCGCCCGTGACCCGCTCAAGCCCGAGCTGACGTTGGCCGATTACAAGGTCACCTCCAACGAAGACACCGTGGAATCCCAGGTGAATGCGGCCCGCGACGAGCGTGACCGGCTCGCCCTGTGGTCGCGGGTGCTGCCGATCACGTTCACCGCGGTCGGCCTGATCGCGCTGATCGGCGGTGGGTTGTTCGCGTCGTTCAGCCTGCGGACCGAGAGCGCGCTGACCGACCCGGGCCTGGACCGCGGCGACGAGGAGTTCTTCGGCCGCAGTGGGCTCGAGGAACGAGTGCCCGGCGCCGAAGCCGAGACCGAGAAGCTGCCCGCGCAGCACTCCGAATCGGATGACGATCCGCCCGGCTCCGATCCGCCGCACGGCACGGCCGCCGAGCCGAATCCGCCCGGCCCGCCCGACCGGGACTAG
- a CDS encoding glycosyltransferase family 4 protein: protein MSHLRSVLLLCWRDTGHPQGGGSEAYLQRIGAQLAASGVSVTLRTARYPGAPRRELVDGVRITRAGGRYSVYVWALLAMAAARVGLGPLRRVRPDVVVDSQNGLPFCARLLYGRRVVVLVHHCHREQWPVAGPVLGRLGWFVESWLSPRLHRRNQYLTVSLPSARDLVALGADNERIAVVRNGLDEAPAKSLEGPRSAVPRVVVLSRLVPHKQIEDALETVAELRRRVPGLPALHLDIVGDGWWRQRLVDHVRSLGISDAVTFHGHVDDVTKHHVLQGAWVHVLPSRKEGWGLAVVEAAQHRVPTIGYRCSGGLTDSIVDGVTGILVDDRAELVDRLEELLCDPVLRDQLGVKAQTRSGEFSWAQSADAMRAVLEAVQAGQFVSGVV, encoded by the coding sequence ATGTCTCATCTGCGATCCGTCCTGCTGTTGTGCTGGCGCGACACCGGCCACCCGCAGGGCGGCGGCAGCGAAGCCTACTTACAGCGCATCGGCGCGCAGCTGGCCGCATCGGGCGTCTCGGTCACCCTGCGCACCGCCCGGTATCCGGGCGCTCCGCGCCGCGAACTCGTCGACGGCGTGCGGATCACCCGCGCGGGTGGTCGCTACTCCGTCTATGTGTGGGCCCTGCTGGCAATGGCGGCGGCCCGGGTGGGCCTCGGACCGCTGCGGCGAGTGCGCCCCGACGTGGTCGTCGACTCGCAGAACGGTTTGCCGTTTTGCGCCCGGCTGCTCTATGGCCGCCGCGTGGTGGTGTTGGTCCATCACTGCCACCGCGAGCAGTGGCCGGTGGCCGGGCCGGTGCTCGGCCGGCTGGGTTGGTTCGTCGAGTCGTGGCTGTCGCCGCGGCTGCACCGGCGCAACCAGTACCTGACGGTGTCGCTGCCGTCGGCGCGTGACCTGGTCGCCCTGGGCGCCGACAACGAGCGGATCGCTGTGGTGCGCAACGGCCTCGACGAGGCGCCGGCGAAGTCGTTGGAAGGCCCGCGCTCGGCCGTGCCACGGGTCGTGGTGCTTTCGCGGCTGGTGCCGCACAAGCAGATCGAGGACGCGCTGGAGACGGTCGCCGAGCTGCGGCGGCGTGTTCCGGGGCTACCGGCACTGCATCTGGACATCGTCGGCGACGGCTGGTGGCGCCAGCGCCTCGTCGACCATGTCCGCAGCCTCGGCATCAGCGACGCGGTGACTTTCCACGGCCATGTCGACGACGTGACCAAACACCATGTGCTGCAAGGGGCTTGGGTGCATGTGCTGCCCTCCCGCAAAGAGGGCTGGGGCCTGGCGGTCGTCGAGGCCGCACAGCACCGGGTGCCGACGATCGGCTACCGCTGCTCGGGCGGCCTGACGGACTCGATCGTCGACGGTGTGACCGGGATCTTGGTCGACGACCGCGCCGAGCTGGTGGACCGCCTCGAAGAACTGCTGTGCGATCCGGTGCTGCGCGATCAGCTCGGGGTCAAGGCGCAGACGCGCAGCGGTGAGTTCTCCTGGGCGCAAAGCGCCGACGCGATGCGTGCCGTGCTGGAAGCCGTCCAAGCCGGGCAGTTCGTCAGCGGCGTCGTCTAA
- a CDS encoding aldehyde dehydrogenase — protein sequence MGDIKTEYDKLFIGGKWTEPSTSEVIEVHCPATGEYFGKTPMAAAADVDAAVAAARAAFDNGPWPATPPKERAAVIANVVKLMEERKELLSALLAGETGQPPTTIETMHWMGSMGAMNFFAGPAVDQVKWREIRNGSYGQTIVHREPVGVVGAIVAWNVPLFLAVNKLGPALLAGCTVVLKPAAETPLTTNALADIFAEAGLPEGVLSVVPGGIETGQALTSNPDVDLFTFTGSSGVGKEIGRRAAEMLKPCTLELGGKSAAILLEDVDLASAIPMLVFSGIMNTGQACVGQTRILAPRSRYDEIVEAVSQFVQALPVGPPSDPAAQIGSLISEKQRARVEGYIAKGIEEGARLVCGGGRPEGLDNGFFVQPTVFADVDNKMTIAQEEIFGPVLAIIAYDTEEDAVKIANDSAYGLAGSVWTSDIPKGIEISEKIRTGTYAINWYAFDPCCPFGGYKNSGIGRENGPEGVEHFTQQKSVLMPMGYTLEA from the coding sequence ATGGGCGACATCAAGACCGAATACGACAAGCTTTTCATCGGCGGCAAGTGGACGGAGCCGTCGACCTCTGAGGTGATCGAGGTGCACTGTCCGGCCACCGGCGAATACTTCGGCAAGACGCCGATGGCGGCGGCGGCAGACGTCGACGCCGCGGTCGCCGCGGCTCGCGCCGCTTTCGACAACGGCCCCTGGCCCGCCACGCCACCAAAGGAACGCGCGGCCGTCATCGCCAACGTGGTCAAGCTGATGGAGGAGCGCAAGGAACTACTGAGCGCGCTGCTCGCCGGGGAGACCGGCCAGCCGCCGACCACCATCGAAACCATGCATTGGATGGGCTCGATGGGCGCGATGAACTTCTTCGCTGGCCCGGCAGTCGATCAGGTCAAGTGGCGCGAGATCCGCAACGGCTCCTACGGGCAGACCATCGTGCACCGCGAGCCGGTCGGCGTGGTGGGCGCGATCGTGGCCTGGAACGTGCCGCTGTTCCTGGCCGTCAACAAGCTGGGCCCCGCGCTGCTGGCCGGCTGCACCGTGGTGCTCAAGCCCGCCGCCGAAACCCCGCTCACCACAAACGCTTTGGCGGATATCTTCGCCGAGGCCGGCCTGCCCGAGGGCGTGCTGTCGGTGGTGCCCGGCGGTATCGAGACCGGCCAGGCGCTGACCTCCAACCCGGACGTCGACCTGTTCACCTTCACCGGCAGCTCCGGCGTCGGCAAGGAGATCGGCCGTCGGGCCGCCGAGATGCTCAAGCCGTGCACGCTGGAGCTCGGCGGTAAGTCCGCGGCGATCCTGCTCGAGGACGTCGACCTGGCCTCGGCGATCCCGATGCTGGTGTTCTCCGGGATCATGAACACCGGGCAGGCCTGCGTCGGCCAGACCCGCATCCTGGCGCCCCGCTCGCGCTACGACGAAATCGTGGAAGCGGTAAGCCAATTCGTGCAGGCGCTGCCGGTCGGTCCGCCGTCGGACCCGGCCGCCCAGATCGGGTCGCTGATCTCGGAGAAGCAACGCGCACGCGTCGAGGGCTACATCGCCAAGGGCATCGAAGAGGGCGCCCGGCTGGTGTGTGGGGGTGGCCGTCCCGAGGGCCTGGACAACGGCTTCTTCGTCCAGCCCACGGTGTTCGCCGACGTCGACAACAAGATGACGATCGCCCAGGAGGAGATCTTCGGGCCGGTGCTCGCCATCATCGCCTACGACACCGAAGAGGATGCGGTCAAGATCGCCAACGACTCGGCCTACGGCCTGGCCGGCAGCGTGTGGACCAGCGATATCCCCAAAGGCATCGAGATCTCGGAGAAGATCCGCACCGGGACGTACGCCATCAACTGGTACGCCTTCGACCCGTGCTGCCCGTTCGGCGGTTACAAGAACTCCGGCATCGGCCGCGAGAACGGACCGGAAGGTGTCGAGCACTTCACGCAGCAGAAGAGCGTGCTGATGCCGATGGGCTACACCCTCGAGGCATAA